The following nucleotide sequence is from Metamycoplasma phocicerebrale.
AATAATTAATTAAGCAAACCTTAAGTTTGCTTTTTTTATATAAAAATTCAGGTTTAAATATCACCTGAATTTATTAATATTTTTTTAATATCTTGAATAAGTTTCTTTGAAAATATACCTCTTTTTAGTCTTCTTTGCTCTTCTAGAAAATCTAATTCATTATACAAACGATATATTAGTTTTAATGGATAATTGTAATTTGTAATAGATTGCTTAAAATCTTGTCAATCTATTACATTAAAATCCGTTTCGTTATAGCATTTGATATCCAAATCAAAATCTATATATTTAATAACTTGATTATCTATATAGAAAGGACTAGCTAGGTTTATATAAATATGATTTAATCCATTTTCATTTAATGTAATTGAAGCATTGTAAAATCTATTTTTAGCAAAGAAAAATAACATAGGTATGGAAACTACTCAATTAATATTAGTTTCTTGAACTTTAGTTTTCATTAATAAAGCTACGACAAAATCATCTAGGTTTGCAATAATTTTGCAACCTTCATACTGTCGATAAAGCGTTCCATCATACTTAAAAGCTTGAATTGAAGTAATTTGACCCATTTCAAATAATTTTCTAGGTTTTCGAAGTTCTTTTTTATATGTGGATTCTTGTTCTATTAAATCATGAAAACTTCTAATTTGTTTATCGGAATTCATGTTTCTCCATATTTTTAAATAATATATAAATTTATAAAAAATTAAATGTTAATTTAATTAATTACTAATTTAATTATAACCCAAACTAAGTATATGGTTTAAAATACTTATAAACAAAAAAAATATAATTTTCATAACAATACTATAAAATATTTAAATATGAGATTAAGACATAATAAAAATGCTATTAATATATTGGAAAAAAGTCCCTTTTTTATTCAAAATTTTCCCTTTGAAATAAATGATAATTATATTATAGAAATTGGTATGGGCAAAGGGAAAATGCTTTCTGAGTTAGCAGAAAATAATCCCCAAAAGCATTATATTGGTATTGAAAAATATTCAACTCCAGCTTTATCGGCATTAAAAAAAATAGAAAATAAAAAAATTGATAATATGCAAATAATAGTTGCAGATGCTAATGATCTTGACAAAATATTTATAGGTAAAATAAAAACTATATGATTAACTTTTTCAGATCCTTGACCTAAAAAAAGACACTTTAAGAGAAGATTGGTTTATAGAGATTTTTTAAAAAAATATCAAAGTATTTTAGCGAAAGATGGCATAGTTTATTTTAAAAGTGATAATGAAGGATTGTATAATTTTGCTTTAGAAGAATTGAAAGAATATAAGGCAAAAATTTTATATCAAACAAAAGATCTCTATGATACTAACTATCCTGTTAAAAATTATTTAACTGATTACGAGGAAAAATTTAAAAAAGAAGGTAAAAATATTTATTTTATAGCTTTTTCTTTTTAAAATAAGCATCTTATTTAAATAATTAGTTTTTTAAAATTTAACTTATTATATAGGCTTATAAAAGCCTTTTTTATATTTTTTTGGTATAATTAATATATTACTTTTTGTAATATATTATTTTGGAGGATATATGCTTTTAGATGAAGATAAAGAATTTGACCTAGAAGACGAAGAAGAAAATAAAGAAAATCAATCTAAAACAGACGATGATAGTATTTATTACCAAGTCGAAGATGAAATAGAAAGAGTATTTCGTGATGACAATCCTATAGAAGAAAAAGACGAAGACGAAGAAGAAATTCCTCAAGAAAAAGAAGGTTATATTCTTGAAAATCAGGTACTTGATAGTGAAAAAGATGGTTTAAAACCAGCAGATTTAGCTACTGTTATGAAAAGTTCTTTTCTAGAATATGCTATGAGTGTTATTGTTGCTCGTGCCTTGCCAGACGCTAGGGATGGTTTAAAACCAGTACATAGAAGAATTTTATATGGTATGAGCGAACTTGGCATGTTTTATAATGTTCAACATAAAAAATCTGCTCGTATTGTTGGGGATGTTTTAGGTAAATATCACCCACATGGTGATAGTTCTGTTTATGAAGCAATGGTTAGAATGGCACAAGATTTTTCATTACGTTATCCACTAATTGATGGTCATGGTAACTTTGGTTCTATTGATGGTGATTCAGCTGCTGCAATGCGTTATACAGAAGCTAGAATGTCTAAAATAGCGGGTTCAATGGTTGATGGAATTAAAAAGAATACTGTTGATTTTATTGATAATTATGATGGCACTGAAAAAGAACCAGTTGTTTTACCTTCAAGATTTCCTAATCTTTTAGTTTCTGGATCATATGGTATTGCAGTTGGTATGGCAACTAGCATACCACCACACAACTTAGGTGAAGTTATTGATGGAGTTTGTGCATTAGCAAAAAATCCAGATATAACAGTAAGTGAATTAATGAACTATATACAAGCACCAGATTTTCCTACTGGTGGAATTATTTTTGATAAAGAAGGATTGATTAAAGCTTATGAAACAGGAGTTGGTAGAGTTACAATTCGTTCAAAAGCAACAATTCAAGAAATGAATAATGGTAAATCTAAAATAATAATAACTGAGATACCATATGGTAAAAATAAATCTAGTTTAATTGAAAGTGTAAGCAATTTAGTTAAAGATAAAAAAATCGAAGGTATAGCTGATTTTAGAGATGAGTCTAACCGTGATGGAATTAGAGTTGTAATTGATGTTAAAAAAACTTACGTTCCAGAAGTTATATTAAATAAAATTTTTAAATTAACCGAATTTCAAACTAGATTTTCATTTAATATGGTGGCTTTGGTAAATAATGAACCACAAAGATTAAATTTAAAATCTG
It contains:
- the trmB gene encoding tRNA (guanosine(46)-N7)-methyltransferase TrmB, with product MRLRHNKNAINILEKSPFFIQNFPFEINDNYIIEIGMGKGKMLSELAENNPQKHYIGIEKYSTPALSALKKIENKKIDNMQIIVADANDLDKIFIGKIKTIWLTFSDPWPKKRHFKRRLVYRDFLKKYQSILAKDGIVYFKSDNEGLYNFALEELKEYKAKILYQTKDLYDTNYPVKNYLTDYEEKFKKEGKNIYFIAFSF
- a CDS encoding DUF402 domain-containing protein, yielding MNSDKQIRSFHDLIEQESTYKKELRKPRKLFEMGQITSIQAFKYDGTLYRQYEGCKIIANLDDFVVALLMKTKVQETNINWVVSIPMLFFFAKNRFYNASITLNENGLNHIYINLASPFYIDNQVIKYIDFDLDIKCYNETDFNVIDWQDFKQSITNYNYPLKLIYRLYNELDFLEEQRRLKRGIFSKKLIQDIKKILINSGDI